The genomic stretch TCCGGAAAAGCCGCAAGGCGCTCCCGTACAGTCGAAAGAATCGAAGTCAGAAAGATCAGCTAAGACGGCTGTGCCGGTCAAGACGGCTATGCCGGTCTCGGCAGCGACAGCAAAGCCTGATGCAGCTGTTAAGCCTGCGGCAGCAGCAAAAACTCCGATACCGGCCGCCAAGCAGCCTCTATCCGCACAGGTAAGATCTCCCGCCCCGGTATCGAAACCTTCTATAACAGTATCTACACCGGCGAAGCCTTCCGCGCCTCCAGCGGCGAAACCCGCAACGGTTGCGCAAAAGGATCCGGTACTGCCGAAAGATGCGAAACAGGAAATGCCCGCAGTAAAAGCACTTCCGGGCAAGGACGGGAAAGCGCTTCCCCCGGTCAAAACACCGAAAGTCAAAGTTGTAAAGCCCGTCGTCAAGAAAAAGCCCAAAAAGAAACGTGTACGCATAGGGAATACCGAGAACAACATCTCGCTGTACATCGGGGATGCGAAGAAAGAACGCCTTATCACCCGCGAAGAGGAAGTGGAGCTCGTCAAGCTCGTGAAGGCGGGCAATATGGTCGCGCGGGCCAAGCTCATCAAGGCGAACCTTCGTTTCGTCGTGTCCATCGCGAAGAAATATCAGAACTCGGGCATTCTCCTCGAGGATCTCATCAGCGAGGGCAATATCGGTCTTGTCGTCGCCGCCGACCGCTTCGATCCGGAGAAGGGATATCATTTCATTTCGTACGCGGTCTGGTGGATAAAGCAGGCGATACTCAAGGCGATAAGCGAGAAGTCGCGGCTCATTCGGCTCCCGCTCAATCGTGCGAACAATCTCATTGAGATCGAGAAAAAGGCCAAGGAGCTTTCGCTCCGTTTCGGGCATGAGCCCACTGTCGAAGAGATAGCCAAAGAAGTGAACATCGAGAAGGATGAAGTTCACTATCTCATGAACATATCGAAGGACCACGTTTCCCTCGAGGAGCAGTTCAGCAATGCGGATGTCGAGGGCAATCTCCTCGATATCATCGAAGATAAGAACATCAAGCCGCCCGAGCATGACCTCATCGAGAACGACCTGCATGTCGCGCTCATGGACGCGATGAAGGGGCTTACCGAGACCGAGGCGAAGGTGATACGCTCGCGCTACGGCCTCAACGGCGAAACGCCGAAGACGCTCAAGGAGATCGGCGAGACGTTCTCGCTCACGAAAGAGCGCATACGGCAGATAGAGAAGAAGGCGCTTCGCAAGATGCGTCAGCCGTCGCGTTCCAAATCGCTCAAGGATTTCGTGGAATAAGGTCATGCAATGACACGATCCCTCATGAAAGAAAAGACGACCACAGAGGTCACTGAGGGAGATCAGAGAATACGGATAAAAACAAGGCGAAACAAGTCCGCCTGTTTGCTGCATTCCACGACCTTTTTTTCTCTGTGCTCTCACTCGCGTTTCTCTGTGGTTGATCTTTTCTTAATCTGAGGTTCAGTGGAGGGTTGATGTTGCGTGCATATAGTCATACTGCTGATTTCAGATCGATGAGAACATCTGCCTTGTCGCCGTTATTTCATTGCTATCCATAAATGCCGGGGCTCTATGTTCATATCCCGTTCTGCGCACAGAAATGCCGGTATTGTTCGTTCTACTCCGTTGCAGGCGCCCCCGCGGACGCCATCGAGCGATACCTCAACGCCGTCATAGCCGAAACGGCAGCGCATGGAAAGAAAGCGGCGCTCCCTCTCACCACGCTCTACATCGGCGGCGGCTCCCCGTCGATAGTGCCGCCCGATATCATGAAGGACTTCCTCTCGCGCCTGTCCGATACG from Spirochaetota bacterium encodes the following:
- a CDS encoding RNA polymerase sigma factor RpoD/SigA encodes the protein MSATVHPEKPQGAPVQSKESKSERSAKTAVPVKTAMPVSAATAKPDAAVKPAAAAKTPIPAAKQPLSAQVRSPAPVSKPSITVSTPAKPSAPPAAKPATVAQKDPVLPKDAKQEMPAVKALPGKDGKALPPVKTPKVKVVKPVVKKKPKKKRVRIGNTENNISLYIGDAKKERLITREEEVELVKLVKAGNMVARAKLIKANLRFVVSIAKKYQNSGILLEDLISEGNIGLVVAADRFDPEKGYHFISYAVWWIKQAILKAISEKSRLIRLPLNRANNLIEIEKKAKELSLRFGHEPTVEEIAKEVNIEKDEVHYLMNISKDHVSLEEQFSNADVEGNLLDIIEDKNIKPPEHDLIENDLHVALMDAMKGLTETEAKVIRSRYGLNGETPKTLKEIGETFSLTKERIRQIEKKALRKMRQPSRSKSLKDFVE